In Desulfuromonadales bacterium, a single window of DNA contains:
- a CDS encoding DoxX family protein — MADFDLICSKWSPRLLSLMRIVTALLFMQHGAQKLFGVPAEAAKVPVDLFSLMGLAGVLEFFGGLLILLGLFTRPVAFLLAGEMAVAYFMAHAPKGFWPLLNRGELAALYCFVFLYLAAAGGGPWSGDHRWRRRS; from the coding sequence ATGGCTGACTTCGATTTGATCTGCTCGAAATGGTCGCCGCGCCTGCTGAGCCTCATGCGGATCGTGACGGCATTACTGTTCATGCAGCACGGCGCCCAGAAGCTCTTCGGCGTGCCGGCCGAAGCGGCAAAGGTTCCGGTCGACCTGTTTTCCCTGATGGGGCTGGCCGGGGTGCTGGAATTCTTTGGCGGCCTGCTCATCCTGCTCGGGCTGTTCACCCGGCCGGTGGCCTTCCTCCTGGCCGGAGAGATGGCCGTGGCCTACTTCATGGCCCATGCCCCCAAGGGGTTCTGGCCGCTCCTGAACCGCGGGGAGCTGGCCGCGCTGTATTGCTTCGTGTTTCTTTACCTTGCCGCGGCCGGTGGTGGCCCGTGGAGCGGAGATCACCGATGGCGGCGGCGCAGTTGA